The window AGATTTTCTTTTTTTCATTTCATGTACAAGAGTAGTTAGTATTCTAGCTCCACTAGCACCAACAGGGTGTCCTAAAGCGATTGCTCCACCATTTACATTAGTTTTATCATTAAACCAAGTAGGATCTATTGAGTACATTTCGCAAAGCTCTTTCATAACTCCAAGAGACTGAACTGCAAAAGCTTCATTAAGTTCTAAGATATCCATATCTTCTAATTTCATTCCAGTTTTATCTAAAACATTTTTTATAGCTGGAACAGGTCCAAGTCCCATAACTAAAGGATCAACTCCTCCTTGTCCAACTCCAACAATTTCAACTAAAGGAGTTAAGTTATATTTTTTAACAGCTGATTCAGAAGCTATAAGTAAAATTGCAGCTCCATCATTTATACCAGAAGCATTTCCAGCTGTAACAGAACCATCTTTTTTAAATGCCGGTCTAAGTTGAGAAAGCTTTTCTAAAGATGTTTTTCTATTTGGATATTCATCTGTATCAACAACTATTGTTTCTTTTCTATCTTTTACTTCAATAGGAACAATTTCATCTTTGAAACGTCCACTATCAATTGCAGCAATTGCTTTTTGTTGAGATTCTATAGAGAACTGATCTTGTGCTTCTCTAGAGATATTGTGCTTTTCAGCGATATTTTCAGCAGTTATTCCCATGTGAACTCCATGGAAAGCATCTGTTAAAGCATCTAAAATCATATGATCTTTAGCTAAAGAGTCTCCCATTTTAATTCCTGTTCTAATGTTATGGTTAAGTAGATGTGGAGCTTGTGACATAGATTCAGTTCCACCTGCTAAAATAAGAGAAGCTTCACCAGATTTTATAATTTGATATGCTGACATAACAGCCTTCATTCCACTTCCACAGATAATATTTAAAGAGTAAGCTGGAACTGAGTAAGGAACTCCTCCTCTAACAGCTGATTGTCTTCCAACCCCTTGAGCATGACCAGCAGATAAAACATTTCCAACAATTACTTCATCCAAGTTATTAGGATCAACTTTAGTTTCTTCAAGAATATTTTTTATAACTTCTCCAGCTAAATGACTTGGAGATACTTTGTTTAAAGAACCTAAAAAAGATCCAATGGGAGTTCTTTTTGCAGCTACAATATAGATTTTTTCCATTTATTTAAAAACCTCCTAGTAATTTTATA of the Cetobacterium sp. NK01 genome contains:
- a CDS encoding acetyl-CoA C-acetyltransferase, with protein sequence MEKIYIVAAKRTPIGSFLGSLNKVSPSHLAGEVIKNILEETKVDPNNLDEVIVGNVLSAGHAQGVGRQSAVRGGVPYSVPAYSLNIICGSGMKAVMSAYQIIKSGEASLILAGGTESMSQAPHLLNHNIRTGIKMGDSLAKDHMILDALTDAFHGVHMGITAENIAEKHNISREAQDQFSIESQQKAIAAIDSGRFKDEIVPIEVKDRKETIVVDTDEYPNRKTSLEKLSQLRPAFKKDGSVTAGNASGINDGAAILLIASESAVKKYNLTPLVEIVGVGQGGVDPLVMGLGPVPAIKNVLDKTGMKLEDMDILELNEAFAVQSLGVMKELCEMYSIDPTWFNDKTNVNGGAIALGHPVGASGARILTTLVHEMKKRKSEYGLASLCIGGGMGTAIIVKNVQ